A DNA window from Clavibacter sepedonicus contains the following coding sequences:
- a CDS encoding DUF5819 family protein, with translation MTDTTHDHDVEHDATEDVAVDASESTDHDPAGVADEGASPVDPADPTPPALTRAARIGTAIAALVVVIYVATSILMVVPQSDATRALTAAARPYFGQQWNVFAPSIQKTNRYLEMQAQWRDDSGALVKSEWVDITRAEYEAGEGRIQSSRTVKQSANLLKTYTERFRGLTREQQAIVQDTFIRRADTDSGFAAKTAVSLIDQLQALDEGSRGRVITMLRADYVLKEFTTYWATAWFGRDIERVRWRVATERPNDFAHRSDEQQQFTPSTRTFGWREADDVIDPQALSVYQGIVERYAR, from the coding sequence ATGACCGACACGACCCACGACCACGACGTCGAGCACGACGCCACCGAGGACGTCGCCGTCGACGCCTCCGAGTCGACCGACCACGACCCCGCCGGGGTCGCGGACGAGGGCGCCTCGCCGGTCGACCCCGCCGACCCCACCCCACCCGCCCTCACCCGCGCCGCCCGCATCGGCACGGCCATCGCGGCGCTCGTCGTCGTGATCTACGTGGCCACCTCGATCCTCATGGTTGTCCCGCAGAGCGACGCCACCCGCGCCCTCACGGCCGCCGCCCGCCCCTACTTCGGCCAGCAGTGGAACGTGTTCGCGCCCTCGATCCAGAAGACCAACCGCTACCTCGAGATGCAGGCGCAGTGGCGCGACGACTCGGGCGCCCTCGTGAAGAGCGAGTGGGTGGACATCACCCGCGCCGAGTACGAGGCGGGGGAGGGCCGGATCCAGTCCTCCCGCACCGTGAAGCAGAGCGCGAACCTGCTGAAGACGTACACGGAGCGGTTCCGGGGTCTCACGCGGGAGCAGCAGGCGATCGTGCAGGACACCTTCATCCGCCGCGCCGACACCGACTCCGGCTTCGCGGCCAAGACGGCCGTCTCCCTCATCGACCAGCTCCAGGCGCTGGACGAGGGCAGCCGCGGCCGAGTGATCACCATGCTCCGCGCCGACTACGTGCTCAAGGAGTTCACGACCTACTGGGCCACGGCCTGGTTCGGGCGCGACATCGAGCGGGTCCGCTGGCGCGTGGCGACCGAGCGGCCCAACGACTTCGCCCACCGGTCCGACGAGCAGCAGCAGTTCACCCCCTCCACGCGCACCTTCGGGTGGCGCGAGGCGGACGACGTGATCGACCCCCAGGCGCTCAGCGTCTACCAGGGGATCGTGGAGAGGTACGCACGATGA
- a CDS encoding choice-of-anchor G family protein — translation MPSRRSRLATATAFGLAAAIVAFGGTAPANAAPGDTAEAEGRFLTLTNVPQVIALDGAYTSYGPGDTAAQVENAPLDVDVLNGLANAQLAAGVTLGSLLDLDQAAGAGVLQQYASSGPAGATGAAGAVSDTGAIQVGQGAGQQTVIDLGSTIESIGAEGALSDLSLRFGAISSTTTSTGTGTPTSDYDIASAEAVLTSPLVAQISSRLTAAVNGIAPEIAADIDVSAATGPLLEGILGENVLTAALEVGTPTVTATANVNTAAVVQAALAEPLTNADGTVSIDVSAGSITVDLDRIQALNDRDPGASILTSAILADVVDSAITNIFTDVLPNRLVTALRASTTVDIAVTAPLTVGLLNTDAGDLVVNVDVSLDRLLGGTTGTAPTVSLDGTNLIGIPVSLAVLTPLFDDLVTGLLGSNADTDLLPAIGDALAGVSTGVITALAPALAVVDQVVRLTVNEQTPDAFIDGDGVDAGSSSVTALRVRLLGNGGPTIDLARSTVRAVPAPVADDVTITSPTPDQVIELADGQTTVVVPVTGTADPDAEVTLTVGGQTVGPVEVGPGGTYTLTPTALPAGNYTATVTQTIDGQAAGSATVTFTIAAAATDITITTPTADQVFLTTAADPTVDVPVEGAADVRASVTVTIPGQTAQTELVGADGLYDVAFADLPVGTYTATATQTIDGVVRGTATVTFTVGAPAAAVTITSPSTGDQILSAGTVPTADVPVTGAADPRATVTVTIPGQDPQTELVGDDGVYDVTFADLPVGDYTATATQTIGGTAAGSATVTFSVIAPAVAVVIDTPTDGQDFVVPAGGTAVPVTVSGSADVRGSVLIAVTGQTPVTQVVGDDGRFEATFPGLSAAEYTVTVTQTIGGAAAGSDTADFTISVAGVDQVVILTPEDGDFVPLPDGDTTVSVPVTGTADPDATVTLTVGDTTTAPAEVDDDGGFSLATPDLPSGTYTGTVTQTIDGVAVGTDTVTFTIGVPVVIVSPFDFQVFPLTGGATTRDVPVSGTADPLGTITVSTLGLDPITTEVDADGNWTVTFFGLERGTYDVTATQTIGGAPAGEDTVTFDVGVDGGEGTDSDADGSAAAVDVDGGGVDAAGTDATDSADAAGTDATDAAGTDATDAAGTDATDAAGTDATDAAGTDATDAAGTDAAGTDATDAAGADATDAAGADAADAAGTDATDAAGDNDADTDAAGADATDAAGADAADADGDNDADTDAAGADATDAAGADATDAAGTDATDAAGADATDAAGTDATDAAGTDAADATDGSTDGSDAPTRAVVRFTEIVRGSGSMQMVDASGFIPGETLNATVFSTPKPLAPMIADADGRATFVFEIGPDFEMGDHRVEVSGVQSGMADEMDTRFRVLGSTVPAGQPGTPISGGNGGGYGGGILPVTGGDADGMLLLGGIALLMMLTGAGALHRGRSRRA, via the coding sequence ATGCCCAGCCGCAGAAGCAGGCTGGCGACCGCGACGGCCTTCGGGCTCGCCGCGGCGATCGTCGCGTTCGGGGGCACCGCGCCCGCGAACGCCGCACCGGGGGACACGGCGGAGGCCGAAGGGCGCTTCCTGACCCTCACGAACGTCCCGCAGGTGATCGCCCTCGATGGCGCGTACACCTCCTACGGACCCGGCGACACCGCCGCGCAGGTGGAGAACGCGCCGCTGGACGTGGACGTCCTGAACGGGCTCGCGAACGCGCAGCTCGCCGCCGGCGTCACGCTCGGCTCGCTCCTCGACCTGGACCAGGCCGCGGGTGCGGGCGTCCTCCAGCAGTACGCCTCGAGCGGACCGGCCGGAGCGACGGGCGCGGCCGGCGCCGTGTCCGACACCGGCGCCATCCAGGTCGGCCAGGGCGCCGGACAGCAGACGGTCATCGATCTCGGCTCGACCATCGAGTCCATCGGTGCCGAGGGCGCCCTCTCCGATCTGTCGCTGCGGTTCGGGGCCATCTCCTCCACCACCACGTCGACGGGGACGGGGACGCCGACGTCGGACTACGACATCGCCTCGGCCGAGGCCGTGCTCACGAGCCCGCTGGTCGCGCAGATCAGCTCCCGGCTCACGGCGGCCGTCAACGGGATCGCCCCCGAGATCGCCGCCGACATCGACGTCTCGGCCGCAACGGGCCCGCTCCTCGAGGGGATCCTCGGGGAGAACGTCCTCACCGCGGCCCTCGAGGTCGGGACCCCCACGGTCACCGCCACGGCGAACGTGAACACGGCGGCCGTCGTGCAGGCCGCGCTCGCCGAGCCGCTCACGAACGCCGACGGGACGGTCTCGATCGACGTGTCCGCCGGCTCCATCACGGTGGATCTCGACCGGATCCAGGCGCTCAACGACCGGGATCCCGGAGCGTCGATCCTGACCTCGGCCATTCTCGCGGACGTCGTCGACTCGGCGATCACGAACATCTTCACGGACGTGCTGCCGAACCGCCTCGTGACCGCGCTCCGCGCCTCCACCACGGTGGACATCGCGGTCACCGCGCCGCTCACGGTCGGCCTGCTCAACACGGACGCGGGTGATCTCGTCGTCAACGTCGACGTGTCGCTCGACCGCCTCCTCGGCGGGACGACCGGCACGGCCCCCACGGTGAGCCTCGATGGGACGAACCTCATCGGCATCCCGGTGTCCCTGGCGGTCCTCACGCCGCTCTTCGATGACCTGGTGACCGGGCTCCTCGGGTCGAACGCCGACACGGATCTCCTGCCGGCCATCGGCGACGCGCTTGCCGGCGTCAGCACGGGCGTGATCACGGCACTCGCGCCGGCGCTCGCGGTCGTCGACCAGGTCGTGCGCCTCACGGTCAACGAGCAGACGCCGGACGCCTTCATCGACGGGGACGGCGTGGACGCCGGATCCTCGTCGGTGACGGCCCTGCGCGTGCGGCTGCTCGGGAACGGAGGGCCGACCATCGACCTGGCCCGCTCCACCGTACGCGCCGTGCCCGCCCCCGTCGCCGACGACGTGACCATCACGTCGCCGACGCCGGACCAGGTGATCGAGCTGGCCGACGGGCAGACGACCGTGGTCGTCCCCGTCACCGGCACCGCCGATCCGGACGCCGAGGTCACGCTGACCGTCGGCGGCCAGACGGTCGGTCCGGTCGAGGTCGGACCCGGTGGCACCTACACGCTCACACCGACCGCCCTCCCGGCCGGCAACTACACGGCCACCGTCACCCAGACGATCGACGGGCAGGCCGCGGGCTCCGCGACGGTGACCTTTACCATCGCGGCGGCGGCCACGGACATCACGATCACGACGCCCACGGCGGACCAGGTCTTCCTGACCACCGCGGCGGACCCGACGGTCGACGTGCCCGTGGAGGGCGCGGCCGACGTGCGCGCCTCGGTCACCGTGACGATCCCCGGCCAGACCGCGCAGACCGAGCTGGTCGGCGCCGACGGCCTCTACGACGTGGCGTTCGCCGACCTCCCGGTCGGCACGTACACGGCGACCGCCACCCAGACGATCGACGGCGTGGTCCGCGGGACGGCGACGGTGACCTTCACGGTCGGCGCCCCCGCCGCCGCGGTGACGATCACGTCTCCGTCGACCGGTGACCAGATCCTCAGCGCCGGCACCGTGCCGACGGCCGACGTCCCCGTGACCGGCGCCGCCGACCCGCGCGCCACCGTCACGGTGACGATCCCCGGCCAGGACCCGCAGACGGAGCTCGTCGGCGACGACGGGGTCTACGACGTGACATTCGCCGACCTCCCGGTCGGCGACTACACGGCGACGGCGACCCAGACGATCGGCGGCACCGCCGCAGGATCGGCCACGGTCACCTTCTCCGTCATCGCCCCGGCGGTCGCCGTGGTCATCGACACCCCGACCGACGGGCAGGACTTCGTCGTCCCGGCCGGCGGCACCGCGGTGCCCGTGACCGTGAGCGGCAGCGCCGACGTCCGCGGATCCGTGCTCATCGCGGTCACGGGCCAGACGCCCGTCACGCAGGTGGTCGGGGACGACGGCCGCTTCGAGGCGACGTTCCCCGGTCTCTCCGCCGCGGAGTACACCGTCACGGTGACGCAGACCATCGGCGGCGCTGCTGCCGGTTCGGACACGGCCGACTTCACCATCTCCGTGGCCGGCGTCGACCAGGTCGTCATCCTGACGCCCGAAGACGGCGACTTCGTGCCGCTGCCCGACGGCGACACCACCGTCTCCGTCCCGGTGACGGGCACGGCCGACCCCGACGCCACCGTCACGCTGACGGTCGGCGACACGACGACGGCTCCGGCGGAGGTGGACGACGACGGCGGCTTCTCGCTGGCGACGCCCGATCTGCCCTCCGGCACCTACACGGGCACCGTCACGCAGACGATCGACGGCGTCGCCGTCGGCACCGACACCGTGACCTTCACGATCGGCGTGCCGGTGGTCATCGTCTCGCCGTTCGACTTCCAGGTCTTCCCGCTCACCGGCGGGGCGACCACGCGTGACGTACCGGTCTCCGGCACGGCCGACCCGCTGGGGACGATCACGGTCTCGACCCTGGGTCTCGACCCGATCACGACGGAGGTGGACGCCGACGGAAACTGGACGGTGACGTTCTTCGGCCTGGAGCGCGGCACGTACGACGTGACCGCGACGCAGACCATCGGCGGCGCCCCTGCCGGCGAGGACACGGTCACGTTCGACGTGGGCGTGGACGGCGGCGAGGGCACCGACTCCGATGCCGACGGATCCGCGGCCGCGGTGGACGTGGACGGTGGCGGCGTTGACGCCGCCGGCACGGATGCGACGGATTCGGCGGATGCTGCGGGAACGGATGCGACCGATGCCGCAGGCACCGATGCGACGGATGCTGCGGGAACGGATGCGACCGATGCCGCAGGCACCGATGCGACGGATGCTGCGGGAACGGATGCGACGGACGCCGCTGGCACCGATGCAGCCGGAACCGACGCGACCGATGCTGCTGGCGCTGACGCGACGGATGCTGCTGGCGCCGACGCGGCGGATGCTGCCGGTACGGATGCGACGGATGCTGCTGGCGACAACGATGCGGACACTGATGCCGCTGGCGCTGATGCGACGGATGCTGCTGGCGCTGACGCGGCGGATGCCGATGGCGACAACGATGCGGACACTGATGCCGCTGGCGCTGATGCGACGGATGCTGCTGGTGCTGACGCGACGGATGCCGCTGGTACCGATGCGACCGACGCCGCTGGCGCCGACGCGACCGACGCTGCCGGTACCGACGCGACGGACGCCGCTGGCACGGACGCGGCCGACGCCACCGACGGATCCACCGACGGCAGCGACGCCCCCACCCGGGCCGTCGTCCGCTTCACGGAGATCGTCCGTGGCAGCGGCTCGATGCAGATGGTCGACGCCTCCGGCTTCATCCCCGGTGAGACGCTCAACGCGACGGTGTTCTCCACGCCGAAGCCGCTGGCGCCGATGATCGCGGACGCCGATGGACGTGCGACGTTCGTGTTCGAGATCGGTCCGGACTTCGAGATGGGGGACCACCGCGTCGAGGTGAGCGGAGTCCAGTCCGGCATGGCCGACGAGATGGACACGCGATTCCGGGTCCTCGGATCCACCGTCCCGGCGGGCCAGCCCGGCACGCCGATCAGCGGCGGCAACGGCGGCGGATACGGCGGCGGCATCCTCCCGGTCACGGGCGGCGACGCCGACGGGATGCTGCTGCTCGGCGGCATCGCGCTCCTGATGATGCTGACCGGCGCCGGTGCCCTGCACCGAGGCCGCAGCCGACGGGCGTGA
- a CDS encoding acetate/propionate family kinase, which produces MPVVLVVNSGSSSFKYQLIEMDTETVLASGLVERIGEEVGSTRHKAGGDSWERELPIADHTAGFQAMLDAFADHGPSLEEGPPVAIGHRVVHGGDVFVEPTVVTEKVKADIDDLSALAPLHNPGALQGIQAAQTAFPDVAHVAVFDTAFHQTLPAEAYTYAIDRELAAAHRIRRYGFHGTSHKYVSEAAARLLGKPLEETRIIVLHLGNGASAAAVQGGRSIDTSMGLTPLEGLVMGTRSGDIDPAILFHLARHTDLGLDDLETLLNRKSGLLGLTGLGDMRDVQRAAADGDEDAQTALGVYRHRIRHYVGAYAAQLGGVDAVVFTAGVGENNPLVRRRSLAGLEFMGIGIDDDRNELISSEARFVSPDGSPVAVLVIPTDEELEIARQSLAATGN; this is translated from the coding sequence CCTCGTCGTCAACTCCGGATCGTCGTCCTTCAAGTACCAGCTCATCGAGATGGACACCGAGACCGTGCTCGCCTCCGGCCTCGTCGAGCGCATCGGCGAGGAGGTCGGATCCACGCGCCACAAGGCGGGCGGCGACTCGTGGGAGCGCGAGCTGCCCATCGCCGACCACACCGCCGGCTTCCAGGCGATGCTCGACGCGTTCGCGGATCACGGGCCGTCGCTCGAGGAGGGGCCGCCCGTCGCGATCGGCCACCGCGTCGTGCACGGCGGCGACGTGTTCGTCGAGCCGACCGTCGTCACCGAGAAGGTGAAGGCCGACATCGACGACCTCTCGGCGCTCGCGCCGCTGCACAACCCGGGTGCGCTGCAGGGGATCCAGGCGGCCCAGACCGCGTTCCCCGACGTGGCGCACGTGGCCGTGTTCGACACCGCGTTCCATCAGACGCTGCCGGCCGAGGCGTACACGTACGCGATCGACCGGGAGCTCGCGGCCGCGCACCGCATCCGCCGCTACGGGTTCCACGGCACGAGCCACAAGTACGTCTCGGAGGCCGCCGCGCGCCTGCTCGGCAAGCCGCTGGAGGAGACGCGGATCATCGTGCTGCACCTCGGCAACGGCGCGTCCGCGGCGGCGGTGCAGGGCGGGCGGTCCATCGACACGTCCATGGGGCTCACCCCGCTCGAGGGCCTCGTCATGGGGACCCGCTCCGGCGACATCGACCCCGCGATCCTCTTCCACCTCGCCCGGCACACCGACCTCGGGCTCGACGACCTCGAGACCCTCCTCAACCGGAAGAGCGGCCTGCTCGGGCTCACCGGCCTCGGCGACATGCGCGACGTGCAGCGCGCCGCCGCCGACGGCGACGAGGACGCGCAGACGGCGCTCGGCGTGTACCGGCACCGGATCCGCCACTACGTCGGCGCCTACGCGGCGCAGCTCGGCGGCGTCGACGCCGTCGTGTTCACGGCCGGCGTCGGCGAGAACAACCCGCTCGTGCGGCGGCGCTCGCTCGCCGGGCTCGAGTTCATGGGGATCGGGATCGACGACGACCGCAACGAGCTGATCAGCTCCGAGGCGCGCTTCGTGAGCCCCGACGGATCGCCCGTGGCCGTGCTCGTGATCCCCACCGACGAGGAGCTCGAGATCGCGCGCCAGTCGCTCGCGGCCACCGGGAACTGA